In Candidatus Omnitrophota bacterium, a single genomic region encodes these proteins:
- a CDS encoding DUF1926 domain-containing protein — MKAAKFAMAFHCYQPVFNFVSEFENAYEKAYLPLVDTLGGYPRVRASLHFSGNMLEWLDGRHPDYLDKLRLLLDRDQIEILGGGCYEPVMAIIPERDRVEQLRLTETLIQRLFGVKPEGAWLAERVWDPSLADTLSGAGIKYTIVDDHHLEMAGFGEKVFAPCFTSGEKGRVALFACLKALRYSIPFRPPRASIGYMKSIAAARGDEPTCFFFADDGEKFGAWPHTYRWVHKRGWLKSFFALLQDNASWLETVRYSDVLSSVECEEVGNVPPSSYAEMMGWSGGDFRNFLGKYPEADRMHKRMLSVSDAINAHGIACERTRAARKELFKAQSNCAYWHGTFGGLYLPHLRSGVYRHLIRAQDMIEPPEREKLRNFQCVEVDLGSAGSETLLGSGHLDIYISPGEGASVRELAHKASSSNLVNTLTRVKEKYHDKLGRGFSLRVRKARRAIFRGEHADIHDVLGAAEKGLKKHLIYDNYRRGSFLSHVFLEKFPWKDLASGRSGCSSFLKGGYSSSVRTHSGFITCDLARRSVVPSAGGASCEVGMAKRVMLGEGPAVMFSERLEKYSSGRYDLRHAVEFNFLVWDKKVISRQRLLRTDALSLKDMYSGTVLDFYMDKKYTVYARPVYTVNETEIGLKKMFQGISVFIGNDIVLDDQRGSDRIKVTIAIG; from the coding sequence GTGAAAGCGGCAAAGTTCGCAATGGCGTTTCATTGCTATCAACCGGTCTTTAACTTTGTATCGGAATTTGAGAATGCGTATGAAAAGGCGTATCTGCCCCTTGTTGATACCCTGGGAGGATATCCCCGGGTCAGGGCGTCATTGCATTTTTCAGGTAATATGCTCGAATGGCTGGACGGGCGGCACCCGGATTATCTGGATAAGCTCAGGCTGCTGCTCGATCGGGACCAGATAGAGATACTGGGTGGAGGCTGTTACGAGCCGGTAATGGCCATAATACCCGAGCGGGACAGGGTGGAACAGCTCAGGCTGACAGAAACCCTTATCCAAAGGCTCTTTGGAGTGAAGCCGGAAGGCGCATGGCTCGCCGAAAGGGTGTGGGACCCCTCCCTTGCGGACACACTTAGCGGAGCGGGGATCAAATACACGATAGTTGACGACCACCACCTGGAAATGGCGGGTTTCGGTGAAAAGGTGTTCGCGCCGTGCTTTACCAGCGGTGAAAAGGGCAGGGTGGCTTTATTCGCCTGCCTGAAAGCGCTCAGATATTCGATACCTTTCAGGCCTCCGCGGGCATCGATAGGGTACATGAAGAGTATCGCTGCCGCAAGAGGTGATGAACCCACGTGTTTCTTCTTCGCCGATGACGGCGAGAAGTTCGGTGCCTGGCCGCATACGTACAGATGGGTTCACAAGAGGGGATGGCTCAAGAGTTTTTTCGCTCTTTTACAGGATAATGCGTCATGGCTTGAGACGGTCAGATATTCTGATGTTCTCTCCAGCGTCGAATGCGAGGAAGTGGGCAATGTGCCGCCTTCAAGTTACGCAGAGATGATGGGCTGGAGCGGCGGGGACTTCAGGAACTTCCTCGGGAAATACCCCGAGGCGGACAGGATGCACAAAAGGATGCTTTCTGTGAGCGATGCTATAAACGCGCATGGAATCGCCTGCGAGAGAACCCGGGCCGCGAGGAAAGAGCTTTTCAAGGCACAGTCGAACTGTGCTTACTGGCACGGCACTTTCGGCGGACTTTACCTGCCGCATCTTCGAAGCGGTGTGTACAGGCATCTGATAAGGGCGCAGGACATGATAGAGCCACCTGAAAGGGAAAAGCTCCGGAATTTCCAGTGCGTGGAAGTGGACCTCGGCTCCGCGGGCAGTGAGACCCTGCTGGGAAGCGGGCATCTGGACATTTATATAAGTCCCGGTGAAGGAGCTTCGGTAAGAGAGCTCGCCCACAAGGCTTCAAGCAGTAACCTGGTCAACACACTGACGCGTGTAAAGGAAAAGTACCATGATAAGCTGGGCAGGGGTTTTTCGCTCAGGGTGAGGAAGGCCAGAAGGGCCATTTTCCGGGGAGAGCACGCTGATATACATGACGTTCTAGGCGCGGCCGAGAAAGGCCTTAAAAAACACCTGATCTATGATAATTATCGGAGGGGATCTTTTCTCTCGCATGTTTTCCTGGAAAAATTCCCGTGGAAGGACCTGGCTTCGGGTAGATCCGGATGCAGCAGCTTCCTCAAGGGGGGATATTCCTCCTCCGTGAGAACGCATAGTGGATTCATTACATGCGACCTTGCAAGGAGAAGCGTTGTCCCTTCAGCCGGTGGGGCATCTTGCGAGGTGGGGATGGCTAAACGCGTGATGCTTGGAGAAGGGCCGGCCGTGATGTTCTCTGAGAGGCTTGAAAAATATTCCTCCGGCAGATATGATTTGAGGCATGCGGTGGAATTCAATTTTCTTGTCTGGGATAAAAAGGTGATTTCGCGTCAAAGGTTATTGCGAACGGATGCTTTATCGCTGAAAGACATGTACTCGGGCACGGTGCTCGATTTTTACATGGACAAAAAATATACGGTCTATGCCAGACCGGTTTATACGGTCAACGAGACCGAAATAGGACTTAAGAAAATGTTCCAGGGGATATCCGTCTTCATAGGGAATGATATCGTCCTGGACGATCAGAGAGGATCGGATCGGATAAAAGTGACCATAGCGATAGGATAG
- a CDS encoding HPr family phosphocarrier protein has translation MEIRKEIVVKNKTGLHARPAALFVQIANKYQSDITIIKDDQEVNGKSIMGILMLAAEKGSKVTIVANGEDAEHAVKELEEILLNDMEPEKF, from the coding sequence ATGGAGATCAGAAAAGAAATAGTCGTTAAGAACAAGACCGGGCTTCACGCCAGGCCCGCTGCCTTGTTCGTTCAGATAGCTAATAAATACCAGAGCGACATAACGATAATCAAGGATGACCAGGAGGTCAACGGGAAATCCATAATGGGTATACTTATGCTCGCCGCGGAAAAGGGTTCAAAGGTGACCATAGTGGCCAATGGTGAGGATGCTGAGCATGCCGTTAAGGAGTTGGAAGAGATACTGCTTAACGACATGGAGCCTGAAAAATTCTGA
- the ptsP gene encoding phosphoenolpyruvate--protein phosphotransferase yields MADNKKSSKKKQIQLKGIPAAPGIAIGKAHVFGTEDMIPQERKISESEVSGEIDRFKRALAETRKEVLAIERRISKEMGVEHGSIFRAHLLVLEDSVLVQEVISRLKKRKKNIETIFAEVLNKYISVLSSAKDEYLRDRVSDITDVGKRILRNLIGAEERSMEGLHDKSIIISYDLSPSDTAMMHKGRVIGFATDIGGRTSHTAIMAKSLEIPAVVGLESITDVVKNGDQVILDGTHGVVIVNPTKRFLDKYHKEKKKLENLEKELVELKTLPSETTDNKKVTVAGNIELPEDVASVISHGAEGIGLYRTEYFYMNRRDLPSEEEQFNAYKSVALRIKPHCVVIRTLDLGGDKFLSQLEVPREMNPFLGWRAIRFCLARPDIFKAQLRAILRASAFGNLKLMYPMISGVGELRQANMLLSEVKEDLRKEKVKFNKDIPVGAMIEVPSAAITSDVLAKEVDFFSIGTNDLIQYSLAVDRVNEKIAYLYEPTHPAVLNLIKQVIDNGHSENIPVALCGEMAGDISLTMILLGLGLDEFSTSPIAVPEIKKIVRSISYDQAKEIAEKALTFSTGKEVQDFARKRLLEIVPDIAIELSE; encoded by the coding sequence ATGGCTGATAATAAGAAGTCTTCCAAGAAGAAACAGATCCAGCTTAAGGGGATCCCGGCAGCGCCCGGTATCGCGATAGGAAAAGCTCATGTTTTCGGCACGGAGGACATGATACCCCAGGAACGCAAGATATCCGAATCAGAGGTATCCGGCGAGATAGACAGGTTCAAGCGGGCTCTTGCCGAGACCAGGAAAGAGGTCCTTGCCATTGAAAGAAGGATCTCCAAGGAAATGGGGGTAGAGCACGGGAGTATATTCAGGGCGCATCTTCTGGTTCTCGAGGACAGCGTGCTCGTGCAGGAGGTCATCTCCCGCCTTAAAAAGAGGAAAAAGAATATCGAGACCATCTTCGCGGAAGTGCTCAATAAGTACATAAGCGTTCTGTCTTCGGCCAAGGACGAATACCTCAGGGACAGGGTAAGCGATATAACCGATGTGGGAAAAAGGATACTTCGCAACCTGATCGGAGCCGAAGAAAGGAGCATGGAAGGGCTTCACGATAAATCCATTATAATCTCCTATGACCTTTCTCCTTCGGATACTGCAATGATGCACAAAGGCCGGGTGATAGGCTTCGCTACCGATATTGGCGGCAGGACCTCACATACCGCCATCATGGCGAAATCCCTGGAGATACCCGCAGTGGTCGGGCTGGAATCCATTACCGACGTGGTCAAGAACGGCGACCAGGTGATACTTGACGGTACGCACGGTGTGGTCATAGTCAACCCCACCAAGAGATTTCTTGACAAATACCATAAGGAGAAGAAGAAGCTCGAGAATCTTGAAAAGGAACTCGTCGAGCTTAAGACCCTCCCCAGCGAAACGACCGATAACAAGAAGGTCACCGTTGCGGGTAATATAGAGCTTCCCGAGGACGTGGCAAGTGTCATCTCCCACGGCGCCGAAGGCATAGGTCTTTACAGGACCGAATATTTCTATATGAACCGGCGGGATCTGCCCAGCGAAGAGGAACAGTTCAACGCCTACAAATCCGTGGCCCTCAGGATAAAACCCCATTGTGTCGTTATAAGGACCCTTGACCTGGGCGGGGATAAGTTCCTTTCGCAGCTTGAGGTCCCGAGGGAGATGAACCCGTTCTTGGGGTGGAGGGCGATACGCTTCTGCCTCGCCAGACCTGATATCTTCAAAGCCCAGCTGAGGGCGATACTCAGGGCCTCGGCGTTCGGTAACCTTAAGCTGATGTATCCGATGATATCCGGTGTCGGGGAGCTCAGGCAGGCAAATATGCTCCTTTCGGAGGTTAAGGAAGATCTGCGCAAGGAAAAGGTCAAGTTCAATAAGGATATCCCGGTCGGGGCGATGATAGAAGTGCCCTCGGCTGCCATTACCAGTGACGTGCTGGCCAAGGAAGTCGATTTTTTCAGTATCGGCACCAACGATCTGATCCAGTATTCACTGGCTGTTGACAGGGTGAACGAAAAGATAGCCTATCTTTATGAGCCCACTCATCCGGCTGTTCTTAACCTCATAAAGCAGGTGATAGACAACGGGCACAGTGAGAACATACCCGTGGCCCTGTGCGGTGAGATGGCGGGGGATATTTCGCTTACCATGATACTGCTCGGCCTGGGGCTGGATGAGTTCAGTACTTCTCCTATCGCTGTTCCGGAGATAAAAAAGATCGTTCGTTCGATAAGTTATGACCAGGCGAAGGAGATCGCCGAAAAGGCGCTTACTTTCAGCACGGGTAAAGAGGTGCAGGATTTCGCCAGGAAAAGATTGCTCGAAATAGTACCTGATATAGCCATAGAGTTGTCCGAATAA
- a CDS encoding NTP transferase domain-containing protein: MKALILAAGYGTRLYPLTLDRPKPLVKVGGVTILERLLRKLETIEECDEIYIVTNDKFHDMIVKWVRDRSFSVKLKVINDLTRSNEDRLGAIGDINLVLKKENPEDDVLILAGDNLFEFDISDFISFSKRKNKFSVALYDVKDRKLAQRYGIVSLDDDKKLTEFQEKPDKPKSTLASTGIYFMPQETLGMMKDYMRTDLVKDAPGNFVKWVSEKDGVYGYVFNEGWYDIGDKGSLEKADIEYRKKEL; this comes from the coding sequence ATGAAAGCTCTGATACTAGCTGCAGGATACGGCACGAGGCTGTACCCGTTAACGCTTGACCGCCCCAAACCCCTGGTCAAGGTCGGCGGCGTTACCATACTGGAACGGCTTTTACGCAAGCTTGAGACCATCGAAGAATGTGATGAGATCTACATCGTTACCAACGACAAGTTCCACGACATGATAGTCAAATGGGTGCGCGACAGGAGTTTTTCGGTAAAGCTCAAGGTGATAAACGACCTCACCCGCTCCAATGAGGACAGGCTGGGCGCCATAGGCGATATAAACCTGGTGCTGAAGAAGGAGAATCCGGAGGATGACGTGCTCATACTGGCCGGGGATAACCTTTTCGAATTCGATATAAGCGATTTCATATCCTTCTCGAAGAGAAAGAACAAGTTCAGTGTCGCCCTGTATGACGTCAAGGACCGCAAACTCGCCCAGAGGTACGGGATCGTTTCGCTGGACGACGACAAGAAACTGACAGAATTCCAGGAGAAACCCGATAAACCCAAGAGCACCCTTGCCTCGACCGGGATATATTTCATGCCGCAAGAGACTCTCGGGATGATGAAGGATTATATGAGGACCGATCTTGTCAAGGATGCCCCGGGCAATTTCGTCAAATGGGTTTCAGAAAAGGACGGTGTTTACGGGTATGTGTTCAACGAAGGATGGTACGATATAGGGGACAAAGGTTCGCTTGAGAAGGCGGATATCGAGTACAGGAAAAAAGAGCTATAA
- a CDS encoding methionine adenosyltransferase yields MKNRYLFTSESVTEGHPDKVCDQISDAVLDSIYKEDPSGRVACETMVTTGLAIVAGEITTSCYVDIPKVVRNTIKDIGYTHADYGFDYLTCGVMTSIQEQSPDIAMGVDVGGAGDQGMMFGYATDETREFMPMPITLAHALTRRLAKIRKERVVKYLRPDGKSQVTVEYQDGKPKRIATIVVSAHHDRKTDMKDIHKDMKELVIKEVIPQELVDKDTKIFVNPTGRFEVGGPQGDTGVTGRKIIVDTYGGVGSHGGGCFSGKDPTKVDRSASYMARYVAKNIVAAGIAHKCEIQFAYAIGVPEPVSIMVNTFGTGRITEDKIVKLVRENFDLTPGGIIEKLMLRRPIYRKTAAYGHFGRDGEGFMWEEIDMAEVLKKKAK; encoded by the coding sequence ATGAAGAACAGGTATTTATTCACCTCTGAAAGTGTTACCGAGGGGCACCCGGACAAGGTTTGCGACCAGATATCGGATGCTGTGCTGGATTCTATATACAAGGAGGACCCTTCCGGACGTGTCGCCTGCGAAACCATGGTGACCACGGGCCTGGCGATAGTCGCGGGTGAGATAACGACTTCCTGCTATGTTGATATACCTAAAGTGGTCAGGAATACCATAAAGGATATAGGGTACACACATGCCGATTACGGGTTCGATTACCTTACCTGCGGTGTTATGACGTCCATTCAGGAACAGTCGCCCGATATAGCCATGGGCGTTGATGTGGGTGGTGCGGGTGATCAGGGCATGATGTTCGGTTATGCGACCGACGAAACGCGTGAATTCATGCCCATGCCCATCACCCTCGCGCATGCCCTTACCCGGCGCCTGGCGAAGATCAGGAAAGAAAGGGTGGTCAAGTATCTCCGTCCGGACGGCAAGAGCCAGGTGACGGTAGAGTACCAGGACGGTAAACCCAAAAGGATAGCGACCATAGTGGTGAGTGCCCATCATGACCGCAAGACCGACATGAAGGATATCCACAAGGATATGAAGGAGCTTGTCATCAAGGAGGTCATCCCCCAGGAACTGGTGGATAAGGATACCAAGATATTCGTTAATCCAACCGGCCGGTTCGAGGTCGGGGGGCCGCAGGGTGACACTGGAGTTACCGGCAGGAAGATAATCGTTGATACCTATGGTGGCGTGGGCAGCCATGGCGGTGGATGTTTCAGCGGCAAGGACCCCACAAAGGTGGACAGGTCCGCTTCCTACATGGCCCGTTATGTGGCAAAGAACATAGTCGCCGCGGGAATAGCCCACAAGTGCGAGATCCAGTTCGCTTACGCGATAGGCGTACCGGAACCGGTGAGCATCATGGTGAACACTTTCGGTACCGGAAGGATCACCGAAGACAAGATCGTAAAACTGGTCAGGGAGAATTTTGACCTTACCCCCGGGGGCATAATCGAAAAGCTCATGCTCAGGCGTCCCATATACAGGAAGACGGCCGCCTACGGTCATTTCGGAAGGGACGGGGAAGGTTTCATGTGGGAAGAGATCGACATGGCCGAGGTCCTGAAGAAAAAAGCCAAATGA
- a CDS encoding adenosylhomocysteinase encodes MSTEDYKIKDPALADLGRKEIAIAEREMPGLMSIRKKYSKQKPLSGARIMGSLHMTIQTAVLIETLIELGANVRWASCNIFSTQDHAAAAMVERGVPVFAWKGETLEDYWWCTEQALTFPGGKGPNLVVDDGGDATLMLHLGVQAGKDPSVLDKEPGGEDEECLFKQLKSSLKKDPSKGDTLVSEWTGVSEETTTGVNRLYRMMNSGTLLVPAINVNDSVTKSKFDNLYGCRESLGDGLKRAMDVMLAGKVAVVCGYGDVGKGSAQSLRSLGARVIIAEIDPICALQAAMEGYEVTTIEETLGKADIYVTATGNRDVIRIEHMERMKDQAIVCNIGHFDNEIQVSKLENYPGIKKVNIKPQVDKFIFPGGSEIFLLAEGRLVNLGCATGHPSFVMSNSFSNQALAQMDLWKNRDKYEKKVYCLPKKLDEEVARLHLEKIGVKLTRMTRDQAEYIGVPLEGPYKPEHYRY; translated from the coding sequence ATTTCTACCGAGGATTACAAGATAAAGGATCCCGCGTTGGCGGATCTGGGCAGGAAAGAGATAGCCATAGCCGAGCGCGAGATGCCCGGGCTTATGTCCATAAGGAAAAAATACAGCAAGCAGAAACCCCTCTCTGGCGCGCGTATCATGGGTTCCCTTCACATGACCATACAGACGGCTGTTCTCATAGAGACGCTGATCGAGCTGGGAGCGAATGTGAGATGGGCGAGCTGTAACATATTCTCGACGCAGGACCACGCCGCGGCGGCTATGGTCGAAAGAGGTGTGCCCGTTTTCGCCTGGAAAGGGGAGACCCTCGAAGACTACTGGTGGTGCACCGAGCAGGCTCTCACTTTCCCCGGCGGGAAAGGTCCGAATCTAGTGGTCGATGACGGGGGGGACGCCACGCTCATGCTGCATCTGGGCGTGCAGGCGGGAAAGGACCCTTCGGTGCTTGATAAAGAGCCCGGCGGGGAGGACGAGGAATGTCTTTTCAAGCAGTTAAAAAGTTCCCTGAAGAAAGACCCCTCTAAAGGGGACACTCTTGTTTCGGAGTGGACAGGTGTTTCAGAGGAGACCACTACCGGGGTCAACAGACTGTACCGCATGATGAACAGCGGTACTCTCCTGGTGCCGGCCATCAACGTGAACGATTCGGTGACCAAATCCAAGTTCGACAACCTTTACGGGTGCAGGGAGTCCCTGGGTGATGGCCTCAAGCGGGCCATGGACGTGATGCTTGCGGGCAAAGTTGCCGTTGTATGCGGTTACGGTGACGTCGGCAAGGGTTCGGCACAGTCGCTCCGGAGTCTCGGCGCCAGGGTGATAATCGCCGAGATAGACCCCATTTGCGCGTTACAGGCGGCTATGGAAGGATATGAGGTGACGACCATCGAAGAGACACTGGGCAAAGCCGATATATACGTCACTGCCACGGGTAACAGGGACGTAATAAGGATAGAACACATGGAAAGAATGAAAGACCAGGCCATAGTCTGTAACATCGGTCATTTTGATAACGAGATTCAGGTTTCGAAGCTGGAGAACTATCCGGGCATAAAGAAGGTGAACATCAAGCCCCAGGTGGATAAATTCATCTTTCCCGGGGGCAGCGAGATCTTTCTCCTTGCCGAAGGCAGGCTTGTAAACCTTGGATGTGCCACGGGTCATCCTTCTTTCGTAATGTCAAATTCCTTCAGCAACCAGGCCCTGGCGCAGATGGACCTGTGGAAGAACAGGGACAAGTACGAAAAAAAGGTATATTGCCTGCCCAAAAAACTCGACGAGGAGGTCGCCAGACTGCATCTTGAGAAGATAGGCGTTAAACTGACCAGGATGACCAGGGACCAGGCTGAATATATTGGCGTGCCGCTCGAGGGGCCTTACAAACCCGAACATTACAGATACTGA
- the pfkA gene encoding 6-phosphofructokinase, producing MADKLKRIGVLTSGGDAPGMNAAIRAVVRKACHEGLEVKGVLRGYEGLINGEFIDMDSRSVSNILGNGGTILKTARSSAFMTKEGQKRAVDNLSRNGLDALVIIGGNGSFQGAHVLHSEWGVTNIGIPGTIDNDLGYTDYTVGSHTSVDTVLDAVDKIRDTVTSMERIYVIEVMGREEPYIAVMAGLAGGAEEVLYPGKEITIEEMAGEIRSAEKRGKRSWIIIVSEGFSSAHDLSSSIAEATGYEVRPITLGHVQRGGRPNAPDRVLASAMGVEAVSALLEGHSDKMVAVQARKLCLVPYLKACHEREKDQKLYARTYGLTKLLAK from the coding sequence ATGGCAGATAAGTTAAAGAGGATAGGAGTGCTTACTTCAGGAGGCGACGCGCCGGGGATGAACGCCGCAATAAGGGCTGTCGTGCGCAAAGCCTGTCATGAAGGCCTTGAGGTCAAAGGAGTGCTCAGGGGATACGAGGGCCTTATCAACGGCGAATTCATCGATATGGATTCCCGCAGTGTGAGCAATATACTCGGTAACGGAGGGACCATTCTCAAGACGGCCCGCTCCTCCGCCTTCATGACCAAGGAGGGGCAGAAGCGCGCGGTAGATAACCTTTCCCGGAACGGCCTGGATGCTCTGGTCATAATCGGTGGGAACGGTTCTTTCCAGGGAGCGCATGTACTGCATTCCGAATGGGGCGTTACGAACATAGGCATACCGGGCACCATAGATAATGACCTGGGGTATACCGATTATACGGTGGGATCCCACACTTCGGTAGATACCGTGCTGGATGCGGTGGACAAGATACGTGATACGGTGACCAGCATGGAACGCATCTACGTTATCGAGGTGATGGGCAGGGAAGAGCCTTACATAGCCGTTATGGCAGGTCTTGCCGGGGGAGCGGAAGAAGTGCTTTATCCCGGTAAAGAGATCACGATAGAGGAGATGGCCGGGGAGATCCGTTCAGCCGAGAAGCGCGGCAAGAGGAGCTGGATCATAATCGTTTCCGAGGGGTTTTCCAGCGCCCACGATCTTTCAAGCAGCATCGCCGAAGCCACAGGTTACGAAGTCAGGCCCATAACCCTCGGCCATGTGCAAAGGGGCGGCAGACCCAACGCACCCGACAGGGTTCTCGCCTCAGCAATGGGGGTGGAGGCCGTCTCAGCCCTGCTTGAAGGCCATTCGGATAAAATGGTAGCCGTCCAGGCGCGCAAGCTCTGCCTTGTGCCTTATCTGAAAGCCTGCCACGAGAGGGAAAAGGACCAGAAGCTGTATGCCAGGACCTATGGGCTCACGAAACTTCTAGCCAAATAA
- a CDS encoding LptF/LptG family permease — MRITTRYLLKELGGPFAASLFVSTIILAAGNIIQTADMVVNKGVEITQVLKLFFLFLPYVLIFTIPISVLAAVLLGFGRLSSDNEITALRTSGISIYKVILPIIIAGFIISLANVPLNDKILPQSEYQARKLAKSLGIKHPTAMLEPGVFVKGFKDYIIFVHNVKGNKLEGIRIYQPREGKATRVIIAKKGEVIPMPEEDAVKLRLEDGTADEVMPDKPDEFYKLTFKEYFMTLNLEHAVNTSNIQKKAREKSIKELLQEMDTLAEDDINSVPLRVELHKKLALAFSNLVFVLVGIPLAITTHRREKFVGLGLAVALFLVYWGIMLSGVAFAIRALIPAWLGVWAANMILTAIAFILFGRVAGK; from the coding sequence ATGAGAATAACAACAAGATATCTTCTTAAAGAACTGGGAGGCCCTTTTGCCGCCTCTCTTTTTGTCTCGACCATCATCCTTGCAGCCGGGAACATCATCCAGACCGCGGACATGGTGGTGAATAAGGGCGTTGAGATAACTCAGGTCCTCAAACTATTCTTTCTTTTTTTGCCGTATGTCCTTATTTTCACGATACCCATCTCGGTGCTTGCCGCGGTACTTCTCGGCTTCGGCAGGCTTTCCAGCGACAATGAGATAACTGCCCTCAGGACGAGCGGTATAAGCATATACAAAGTGATACTGCCTATCATCATCGCCGGTTTCATCATAAGCCTTGCAAATGTGCCGCTTAATGACAAGATCCTTCCCCAGTCGGAATACCAGGCCAGGAAACTGGCAAAGAGTCTAGGGATAAAACACCCCACCGCGATGCTCGAGCCGGGGGTTTTCGTCAAGGGATTCAAGGACTACATAATCTTCGTGCATAATGTCAAGGGCAACAAGCTCGAAGGGATAAGGATATACCAGCCTCGCGAAGGAAAGGCGACAAGGGTCATTATCGCCAAGAAGGGGGAAGTTATACCCATGCCCGAGGAAGACGCCGTCAAGCTGAGGCTTGAGGACGGAACCGCCGATGAGGTAATGCCAGACAAGCCGGATGAGTTCTACAAGCTCACTTTCAAGGAATATTTCATGACGCTCAACCTTGAGCACGCGGTAAACACCAGCAATATCCAGAAAAAGGCGAGGGAGAAGAGCATCAAGGAACTGCTCCAGGAGATGGACACTCTGGCTGAAGATGATATTAACAGCGTTCCTCTAAGGGTCGAGCTTCATAAAAAACTCGCCCTGGCGTTCTCGAATCTGGTGTTCGTGCTGGTAGGTATCCCCCTGGCGATCACGACGCACCGCAGGGAGAAATTCGTCGGCCTGGGACTGGCGGTAGCCCTGTTCCTTGTATACTGGGGGATCATGCTCAGCGGGGTCGCCTTCGCGATAAGGGCCCTTATCCCCGCGTGGCTGGGCGTCTGGGCGGCGAACATGATCCTTACGGCCATAGCTTTTATTCTTTTCGGAAGGGTCGCTGGAAAATAA
- a CDS encoding LptF/LptG family permease encodes MRILEKYVLGNFLAALVFCVLLLVVLGIIGDVLGFIDDIFKHDIPLGSILSFYFYLAPFAFVNMLPFACILSSAFVFNSLSKHHEVTAVIASGLSLWKLLRPVVCVTFILCIATFIINDRYVPPSMQKATRIKQEELETGKERSSSHMKNIAVYGKGDQIIFAKSYSQKEERLENVIIHKQDENNLVSEKISARLVEYLGDGAWMGTDVIVFTKGEGGQFAPDPEVYKKKRLDIREKPQDFSAHQWDPKFMSFQQLRKYLRLFSRGSPSTVRRLLVDLNYKLSFPFAALVTILVCVPFSIETGRANPLVGMVRGITVAMLYVPVMAVSLALGKGGVLPPVVAAWFSNVLFVGLGVYFIHQKS; translated from the coding sequence ATGCGGATACTGGAAAAATACGTTCTTGGGAATTTTTTGGCCGCCCTTGTTTTCTGTGTGCTCCTTCTTGTCGTGCTGGGCATTATCGGTGACGTTCTGGGATTCATAGACGACATCTTCAAGCATGATATACCTCTGGGCAGCATCCTTTCATTTTATTTTTACCTTGCGCCTTTCGCTTTCGTGAACATGCTGCCTTTCGCTTGCATACTCAGCTCCGCTTTTGTTTTCAACAGCCTGAGCAAGCACCATGAGGTGACGGCGGTGATAGCGAGCGGGCTGAGCTTGTGGAAACTGTTAAGGCCCGTGGTATGCGTGACCTTCATCTTGTGTATAGCCACTTTCATAATCAATGACAGATATGTTCCCCCGAGCATGCAGAAAGCGACCCGCATCAAACAGGAGGAACTTGAAACTGGCAAGGAGAGATCCTCCTCCCACATGAAGAATATCGCGGTGTACGGTAAAGGCGACCAGATCATCTTTGCCAAATCATATTCTCAGAAAGAAGAGAGACTTGAGAACGTCATCATTCACAAACAGGATGAAAATAACCTCGTCAGCGAGAAGATAAGCGCAAGGCTTGTTGAATACTTGGGAGATGGTGCGTGGATGGGGACGGATGTGATCGTTTTCACTAAAGGAGAAGGCGGTCAGTTCGCGCCCGATCCCGAAGTCTACAAGAAGAAGCGCCTTGATATAAGAGAGAAGCCCCAGGACTTCTCGGCGCACCAGTGGGATCCCAAGTTCATGAGCTTTCAGCAGCTCAGGAAATACCTGCGCCTTTTCAGCAGGGGATCCCCCTCCACGGTCAGGCGGCTTCTTGTGGACCTCAACTACAAGCTGTCCTTTCCTTTCGCCGCGCTTGTTACGATACTTGTCTGCGTACCTTTCAGCATAGAAACAGGCCGTGCCAACCCGTTAGTGGGCATGGTCAGGGGTATTACCGTTGCCATGCTGTATGTACCTGTAATGGCGGTAAGCCTGGCCCTGGGAAAAGGAGGCGTTCTGCCTCCGGTCGTGGCGGCCTGGTTCAGTAACGTGCTCTTCGTGGGGCTGGGAGTATATTTCATACACCAGAAAAGCTGA